CGGTGCTGTGCATCCCAAAGGTCACCAACTGATACCtgtgtccctgctgctctgccaggagcTTCTGTGACGTGAGCGATGCTCTGGAGGCTGATCCCCCATGCAACTGCTCCGTCCCTGACCCGCAGCTGGTCCAGAGGATCGTGTCCCAAGTGGAGTTCTACCTCTCTGATGAGAACCTGGCCAAGGACGCTTTCCTCCTGAAACACGTCCAGAAGAACAAGATGGGCTTTGTCAGCATCAAACTGCTGACGTCCTTCAAGAAGGTAGGCAGCCCGTGGCGCTGGCCAGCTGGGGTGGGAAGTGGCCCTTCATGTGGAGGATCTGTGGGTGTCTGGGTGTGCTCTGGCTGTCTCCGGTGGGGTGTAGGGGAGGTCCAGACTCTGCTCAAGCTGTCTGTGTCCTGGTGCAGTGCTGGTGGTGCAGGGCTCTGCTCTTTGCCTTCAATGTTGCTGCAGCAGTTCCCCAGCCACCCTCTCTGGTTGGAGAAGCAGTGAACAGTCCTCAAACCACCCCCAGGGCTGGATTCACCTCTTTGGGATTCACCCATGGTCGCCCTGGGCTGCTTTGAGAGATATTACCTTAAGCAAAACACTGCAGGGAAGCGCTGGTGATGTGATGTACAGGGAAGCTGTAGCTTGTTGCCACAGTCcggggggcactggggaccCCGACGGTGCTCACGTGAAAGGGGGACATTGCCTTGCCGTGACTTCAGGTTGATGGGGTGGCAGCCTGCCTGGATGATGGGTTTAGGGTGGCCCCTGCCTGGGGAGACACACGGGGATGCAGCGGCCCCCTCTCTCCCGCAGGTGAAATACCTGACGCGCGACTGGCGGCTCACGCTCTATGCCCTGCAGTtctcagagctgctggaagTGAACGAGGAAGGCACCAAAGTGCGGCGGCGGGTCCCAGTCCCCGAGTCCCTGCTGAGCATCCCCCCCAGCAAACTGCTGctggcctgggagctgctgccccaggagcAGAACGTGCTGCCACCGCTCCAGAAAAACTTCCTTGAGACCATCACGAGGATGTTCAGCCCCTTCGGCGCCATCGCCTCCATCCGCATCCTGCGGCCGGGCCGCAAGCTGCCCTCGGATGTGCGGAAATACACGTCGCGCTTCCCCGAGCTGCTGAGCAAGTGCTGCGCGCTGGTGGAGTACGAGAGCCTGGAGAGCGCCCGCAGGGCCTTCGAGAACCTCGGCCGCCAAAACCGCCCGGGCAGCGAGAGCATCATGGTGGTCCGGCTCTGCGGGAAGGGCTCCAAGAAGAAACCTGGGGCTGAGAGGGAGGCAGCGGAGGAGCTGGTGGACCGGATGGGTTGGAAGGCACAGGAGGCAGCCGCGACCTTCCCCTATGGCATCGGGgactccctgctctgcagctccccgGAGTCAGACGGTGCCCCGGCGTCACCGCCCCTCTGCCTGAGCAAGGACCCCTTGGCATCCACCTGGCCCAGCGGCGACTTCAAGCCTGGCGACTTCGGCAATGCCTTCACCGGGTCGCTCCTCACCAGCAAAGTCTTCCCTCCGCTCGGGGCTGGCTTGGGCACCGGCAGCTGCTACGGCTTCTGCTCCAGCACCGAGAGCTGCTGCGGCTGGGGGAGCAGGATGGGTGCCTGGGCGCCCTGGCGTAACAGCTCCTCTCCCGATGCCAAACGTCCTCTCGGCAATCCCCCGGCAGCGAAGTGGGGGACCGAGCCCCTCAGCCTGCGGGACGGGGTGCTTCGCCTGCCCCATGGCCCCGATGGCACCAAGggcttctgcagcagcatcGGGAGAGGAGAGCTCGTCCTCCGGCCCTGAGGCTCCTttatgtttgggtttggggatttttcttttcttttgttttcctccttctctcgAGCAGAATAATTCTCCGTGGCCCCCGAGAGCTGCAGGCGGTGGCGGTGCAGCTGCTCCAGGGGACGGGAGTTTTGGGGTGAGGACGATGCTCAGGGCAGGTCAGCGTGCGAGGTAGGACAGGACTGTGCCTGCCTCGGGTCCAGAGCGGCTCCCGCTGCCCCAGCGGCATCACTGGGACTGCCCTGAGGAAGGGgctcagcccccccagccccagcgctgGGGAACTGCCACTCTGTGCTTTCCACAAGCCAGACCCGGAAAGGTGACGCCGCTTCCCGAAGGTGCCGTTGGCTGCACTGGCCCCAGGTTGTGGAGCTCGGATGGGAAATGGGCAATAAAGAGAGATGAAGTTACCAGGCACTTTCTGGCcagtgcagtatttttttttttcttattacttccccccccccccccggtttcCTGGTCTTGCAGCTGCCCAAGGTGCAGCCAGGCAAGGGGCGATGGGTCCCTGCCCGGCCTGCGGCTCCCCCCT
This window of the Grus americana isolate bGruAme1 chromosome 28, bGruAme1.mat, whole genome shotgun sequence genome carries:
- the LOC129197468 gene encoding la-related protein 6-like, producing MSSRSSGVALGLGSQPSCSTSLPVQRNSFPASHLLPPRSRSLALLRQEDFESFNGSFCDVSDALEADPPCNCSVPDPQLVQRIVSQVEFYLSDENLAKDAFLLKHVQKNKMGFVSIKLLTSFKKVKYLTRDWRLTLYALQFSELLEVNEEGTKVRRRVPVPESLLSIPPSKLLLAWELLPQEQNVLPPLQKNFLETITRMFSPFGAIASIRILRPGRKLPSDVRKYTSRFPELLSKCCALVEYESLESARRAFENLGRQNRPGSESIMVVRLCGKGSKKKPGAEREAAEELVDRMGWKAQEAAATFPYGIGDSLLCSSPESDGAPASPPLCLSKDPLASTWPSGDFKPGDFGNAFTGSLLTSKVFPPLGAGLGTGSCYGFCSSTESCCGWGSRMGAWAPWRNSSSPDAKRPLGNPPAAKWGTEPLSLRDGVLRLPHGPDGTKGFCSSIGRGELVLRP